The segment TTCCTCAATTtgtcattcattttttttcgtCGATGAATTTACTAAAAATTGAAGGATAAAATTACGAAGAGGAAATGAAATGcgtatttcatattaaaattattattattagcttaattttattttcttcataaaaacataattttgatCCCTAAAATGCTAGGCTTACTCTTCAGGTCAGTTGAATGGGCCTTACTCATTTAAGGCCCAAACCTGATTCGATGCAGTAGTATAAGAAGACCAAGAAAAGCTgcagggttttagggtttatcCAACTGAGGCAAAAATGCGACCGCTAGATGAGCAAGAAACAACACAGGTGTTCGAAAAGCTACACAAATTCGTCGGAAACAATCTGAAGAACATAGTGGAAAACCCATCTCACGAAGGTACCGACAACACTCCCGGCCGTTACTGCTTTCGTCTCCAGAGAAACAGAGTTTACTACGTATCAGAATCTCTGGTCAAGCGAGCAACCAACGTAAAGCGAGATAACTTAGTTTCGCTGGGAACCCAGTTAGGGAAATTCACCAAGGGAGGTAAATTTCATCTCACGGTTCAATGTTTGGGTCTCTTAGCTGCACACGCGAAACACAAAGTGTGGCTGAAACCCACGTCTGAGATGAGTTTTCTTTATGGAAATAATGTATTGAAAGGTGGAGTTGGAAGGATTACAGAGAGTATTAGTGATCATGATGGTGTGGTTGTGTTTTCGATGTCGGATGTGCCATTGGGATTTGGGGTTGCAGCGAAGAGTACTCAGGATTGCCGGAAAATGGATCCGAATGGAATTGTAGTGCTTCATCAAGCTGATATTGGAGAGTATTTGAGGATGGAAGATGATCTTTAATTACTGGTAATTGAAATTTTTGAGTGATTGCTACTGTGTTTCTTGGAATTTAGGGTTTTTCTTGGGATTTTTAATTTGTGTAATGTAATTGTGTTTAACTCTACATTCTACATACTGTTATACAATTACAATTAGTGATATCATAATTGAGTTGTTACCTTATTTTTCTATTCATCATTTTATCTTTGCGTATCATCTATTACTAGTTCTTGAACGTATgagttgttttttatttaatattttttagaatttttttttttaatttttagattataaaaattaatatgttaaattattgagattaataatTGGTTACAAATTGCAAATATCTGATCAAAAAGAGAAGTTGAactaattcattaaaaaaatgtattgatTTACATCCCTACTTAATGCAATTCTGAGGCCTTCAATCAAAGTTTTAGTTAGGGACTAAAccaactttatttttatattaatattttatgtaaatatcACTCTCACTGACTGTGTGATGAATGatcttttaaaattcattattgATCAACTACTCTACAAAAATTgtgtaataaatatttatagggCATAAAGGGTTGTCATTCTCACTAAAAGTTAAAATCACcttaaaagaaaaggagaatccaaaatttgattatttttcaaatttcagttacttattttaagtttagttGATTTAATGAATCAAAATCAAGTCCAACTTGATATGAGTAGGAcgtatgcttttttttttccccaaaaatgactttttaaatttataaaaatgagtaacataaattttaaaaatcacgTTTAGATTTGATCGAGATTAGTATAAAGTTGTTTCGATGCAAATTTTACTTGTAAAATATCAACTATAATACCATCAATTTAGTCttgatttaaattaattaatattataacaacaacataaacaTATTACAAGACTCTACATAGAGATTGTTTAGCTAATTTTGTCTTAAACTTCTATTCTTGTCACAACATGAGGGGTGATTTGAGTTCTGTCTATTAAATAGTTCCATTTTCTTGTGTATCACAACACTTCAAATATAAAACGATAAAAATATCTATAAAGTTAGGCTACGTGgtcatttttttgatttttgaatgtAAAATAAAGACTTGGTAATACcattacatatataaatatttacgtTAAATCACACTAATTTGTTATGAGTTTATGATTAACTGGTCACACAAGTGCACGCTTGTTatctatttgataaattaatactTCATTCATTTCAAATTAGTTAAATCGTtgagatatattttatttttcaaattaacttaattattcaattttcaaGAGTTCTTTTAGAACGTTTTTCTAATTTTACTCTTcattagttagtattagaatTAGTTATTAACTAATGTTTAGTTATTTGAACcataaatttgacaataattaataagggtaaaaatgaaaagttatgtcaaatttatgtcttaaatttttttttgaagaatatgaaatacttcaacaatttaattaatttgaaatagaGGGAGTACAAAATATTGAGTCTGATTAAGTTTTATTAAAGCAGTTCTcatgaaaatattgattattgacatgtaaaatgcaaaaaattatatatttttgcaatttcaatttgtttgtccaATTTTAAATGAACACAAAGTTTAAAACGTAAAAAAACAATTGAATCTTGTGAGGttagacaaaatatataaaatatctttaaaaagaaatcaaaattttaacttttgtaaaataacaataacatatacACTCTGGAATCTTACAAAATAAGATAAGATAAAAATAGTAAACTTTTGGATTTACAATAATTAGTCAAATATACCAACAAAAATTATGACggataaatacttttttaaatcaaattaaaatacttttttttttttgccgcCTCTGTTAGAAAGGTTTTACCTGACTTTTCAAAACCAGTGGAAAACCAAAGGGATAAAGGAACAACCtgaggaaatgaaaaaaaaaggcaaCTTGTAATATTGTAGAAAAATCTGGCACCAAGCTGTCATAATCAAACAATTTAAACAGCAGATATCCGTTTCACTGAAAAGGCTGTAGTAGTTTATACTGAATTTAGTTTTCTAATTAATACTAAATAATGGAGGTCATGGGCAATGGGCATCTCCCATAAAAAGCCACACATGGGTACTTCTGATTTGGTAAGTGTCCAATCTATCCttcattttaatctttttatctttttgaactGCGCATTTGCTTTCTTATCTTGATAAATTGTCaagaattttgtaaattattttgtattttggatGTTAGGTTTCAGTAGTTCAAGCAACTCCACATGTATGTGAACTCATTTTAGCCACGCATCTGATTAAAG is part of the Solanum lycopersicum chromosome 1, SLM_r2.1 genome and harbors:
- the LOC101250451 gene encoding uncharacterized protein, whose protein sequence is MRPLDEQETTQVFEKLHKFVGNNLKNIVENPSHEGTDNTPGRYCFRLQRNRVYYVSESLVKRATNVKRDNLVSLGTQLGKFTKGGKFHLTVQCLGLLAAHAKHKVWLKPTSEMSFLYGNNVLKGGVGRITESISDHDGVVVFSMSDVPLGFGVAAKSTQDCRKMDPNGIVVLHQADIGEYLRMEDDL